The genomic region GGGTAATCAGTAAGTAGAAGGTCTGACCTTCAGACATGCGAATCGAAAATGATGACTGGTTAAGAGCGACCGAATAGTTTGCCGATGAAGCTTTTCGCGGCTGCACCTACCGCGACTACGCCGAAGGCAATCTGCTTCCAGAATTTCCAGATGACGAAAGCGCCTCCTCCAGCGATGAGACCAGTAAGGCCATATTCAGCAATTTTGTCACCCGATTTGTACTCGGAGTATTTGTTTCCTGCGGTGTAGCTGAAGCCTTTAAGTACATTCGCTACTTTTGGCTCCAGTGCAGAAAACTGCTCAGGATCGCAGACTAGCTTGGCACTCATGACACCCTTACGGCCAAGGAGGCGAATATCATGATTGAGATGTGTTTGTCCTTGGTCGTCTCGAAGTAGGAGCCCCCATTCCAGATTGTTTGTTTGCTCGTTGTATTTCGGTGGGGTTTTCCAGCCTGTGATGTAGAGCTTTGGCTTACCTTGTTGACCACGGATTTCGTTAGCTTCCTTCTCTGACTCTTGCAGTTCACTAAGGATTTCTTTGGCGTCCAAGTCCTCTTTGTCTTCGTCTTTGACATAGCCAATGGAATCAAAAGTAAAAGTGACGAACCATTCTTCGTTCTTGTCTAACAGCATGCCTGACATGTTTGATGGCAGGTTGCCGATGGCCTGCATGTACTTCTGGGCGTCACTGGCACCGAGGTAGATAAGGCCCTCTTTGATTTCAATTTCAGCAATGTTTCCCAGTGCTCCAGTGCCTTCTAGCTTAGCACTGGGAAATTCGTTTTTGAGTTCTTTGAGGTAGAGTTGGTCTAGCAGTTCTGGTGATAGAGTAGCTTCGGGTTCTTGGCTTTCCTGAGCAACCAGGGGGAGAGCTAATGAGCTAACAACACACGCAACTTTGAATAAACTTTTCATTACGGTAGCAGACTTCAAAAGATAGAGCCTGCTGTCGAGAATGTAATTCCGAGGATTCAGCCACGGTGTTGTCTGAGCCTCTCTCTATTTCTTTCGCTTTTGTTTTTTGCCGGAGCTAGCGTGGTCTGGAGTCGTGTAGTTGGGACTTGGAGTATGTTCGCGTGTCAGAATTTGCTCCATTTGCTTCACTACCTCAGGGTGTTGCTCAGCGATGTTTTTCGTCTCAGCAGGGTCTGTAGAGAGATCATAGAGTTCGGCTGGATCCTTCAGGCCTCGGCGGTAGGCTTTCCATTTCCCCATGCGCAGGCATTGCTGGAATTTTCCTTCGTAAAGTTCGAAGTAGAGGAACTCGTGACCACTTTGTTCTTTGCCCAGAAGGGTGGGGAGAAATGAGGCGCCGTCTTTGGCGGGTGCTTTGATATCTAGCATGTCAGCAGCTGTAGCCATGAGGTCCAGATGGCCGACCAAGAGGTCGCTTTGTGTGCCGGGTTTAATCTTTCCGGGCCAGCGTGCCACGAATGGAGCGCGGATACCACCTTCGTACAGAGAGCGCTTGCCACCCTTCAGGCCGCCATTGCTATTCAGCGCTTTGATGAAGGGGCCATTGGCTCCGTTGTCAGAGGTGTAGATCACCAAGGTGTTGTCATCGATTCCGAGTTCTTTGAGCTTATCAAGGACGCGGCCCACACCTTGATCGAGAAGACTCACCATACCCGCATAGTTTTTGACGGTTTGGTTCCACGGTTTGTCTTTGTAGAGCTGGAGATTAGGGTCATCCTGGGGAATGACGTACTGACCATGAGGTGGAGTCCAGGCCGCATAGCAGAAGAATGGGCGGTCCTTATTATCCTCGATGAATTTGAGGGTTTCTGCCTCGATAAGGTAGTGGGTGTACTGACCTTTGGCCCCTTTTTTGTTTCCAGGAAGCTCGATGCGCTCGCTGTTTTTGACCAGATACTCTGGGTAGTAGTCGTGAGCGTGCTTTTGGTCATAGTAGCCATACCAGAGGTCAAATCCGTGTTTCTCGGGGACTCCAGTGGTGCCGGGATTTCCCAGTCCCCACTTGCCGAAGCCGCCTGTGGCGTAACCAGCCTTCTTAAGCATGCTTGCTACAGTGGGGGTTCGGGCAGCTAGTGGTAACAGGCCCTTGTTTGACTGATTGGCGCGGCGGATGACATGACCGGGGTGCTTGCCTGTCATGAGGGTGCAGCGGGTAGGGGCGCAGACAGCGTTGCCGCTGTAGGCGTTGTTGAACTGCATGCCCTCAGCGGCCATTTTCTTCATGATGGGAGTGCTCAGGTGCTTACCTCCATAGTTTTCGAAGTCTCCGATGCCGGCATCATCGACCATGATAAAGATGATATTCGGCTTTTCAGCAGCGAATCCAGAGGCTGCAGAGGCACAGAGAATGAAACAGGATACAAAGGTGGAGAATAATTTTTTCATAGACGATTGCGAGTAGTGACCCAGTGATGATTTTCACTTTGAGGATTGAGCAATAGACTGGGTTCTCTAGAATGATGCATTCTCTGGAAATATTACACCCCATCATGATTGCACATTTGAGTGGTACACAGAAAATATCTTTATTCTGTCAGGTAATATTTTTAGGTGAAATGCCATTCAATAGGTGAAGTGAAATCTCCGAGACAGCCCAGCCGAGAATATCTGCAACTGATTGCCAGTCATCAGGGGCTGATCTATTCGCATATTCGGAAGATGGTGATGGATGCCCATGGGGCTCAGGATGTTCTCCAGGAAACCAATCTGATGCTTTGGCAAAAGTTCGATAAATATGAGATGGGGACCAATTTTGGAGCCTTTGCCTGCAAGGTAGCCTATTTCAAAGCCTTGGAATACATTCGCAAACGCAAGCGCAGTGAGTTTTTGAGCTTTGACTCGGATATCGTGGAGGCTCTGGGGGAGCAGGCTGAGGTAGCTTCCGTTGAGCAAGACTACGAGGACGCACTCAATACCTGTATGCAGAAGCTGAATCCAAAGGAGCAGAAGCTATTGAAGATGCGCTATTATGATAAGGCGACCGTGAGAGGAATTGCCGAGGAAATGGAATGCTCCGAGGGATCACTGCAGCAGTTATTTTTTAGAATTCGGAAAGCCCTGAAAATTTGTATAGAACATTCGGTCTCAGAAGCATGAACAAGTCGCACATGGAATCTATCGATCGTCTCTTGGAAGGGACCTTGCCTCGTGAGGAGTTTGATCTCCTGCAGGAGGCTATGCGGAATGACCCTCTTCTGCTCAGCTACTACAAGGAGCAGGCGGAGCTTAATGCCCGGCTGGAATGGATGCTGGGGGACTTCCAGATGGCTGAAAACGTGGTGGAGATGCATCCCCCCGTGAGAAAATGGTATCAGTTCAGCAAATCTACGGCCATCGCGGCCGCGCTGATCCTAGCTGGAGGAATCGGCATTGGCCTGATGGTGGATCGCTATGTGGCTAGGGAGCCTGCTACTGTGATTGCGGATGCTTCTGAGGAGGCTCAAATACAGGAGAAAGAGTTTGGACTTCCAATTGTAGAGCTTGGTCCGGTGGCCAGAGTGACGAATGCCAAAAATGCTGTTTTTGGCAACAAGGAGATTTCTATGGGGTCATGGCTGATTCCGGATCAGCTGGAGCTGAAGTCGGGAAGAGCCCAGATTACGATGGATTCTGGTGCCGTGGTGTCCATGAGTGCGGGAGCGAAGGTGAATATCGTTGATCCCCATCGAGTTCAGTTGGTGTCAGGGCAAATGACTGTGCAGGTGCCCAGTTCTCGTAGGGAGTTTATTTGTCTAGTAGGAGATACCCTAGTGTCTACAGAGCAGGGGAGTTATGTGCTGTCTAGTAAAGCTGCTGGACAGGATGAAACGCTCAAGATCAAAAATGGTTTGGTGACTGTCTCCAATCCTGGATTTCTGGCAGACCTGACAGGGGGGGAGGGTGTCGTTTTTGGTGACGGTATCAAGTATCTCCATGAGGTGGAAAAGCCGGTTACGCCGGAATGGGATAAAGTCGCCTCAGAAGAGCTGCACTACATCTACTGGAGTTTTAATGAGATGCAGCAGGCATCAGAAGAGGATGAGGTGATTTTTACGAGTGAGAGTCAGTGGTATGATGGTGATGAGTTTGTCCTGCGCAAGCGTATCTTGCCAGACATGATGCTTACCAAAGAAATGCATCAAAGTGGGGGCAAGTATGGTAAGTCCTTACGTTTGGCTGGCAGAGGAGCTTACTTTGAGTCCGACTTTCCGGGGATTTCTGGAGATAAGGAAAGGACCATTGCTTGCTGGGTGAGAACGCCGACCAATCCGGATCTGAAGAATGCATACAGTATCGTGAGCTGGGGCTTGAGGCGCTCTAAAGATAGCAAGTTCCAAGTGAGCTGGAATACTGGCCGGGATACTTCCAAAGGAGTGAAGGGGGCTCTGAGAGTGGAGACTGGTTTTTCTGGTCACGTGATTGGAGAGACCGTCATCAATGATGGCAAGTGGCATCACATTGCCTGCGTGGTACTGCCTAGTTCAGATCCCCAAGAATTCGGAAATATCAAACTGTATGTCGATGGCCAGTTGGAGAAAATAACTGGCTACTCGAAAATGAGTATCAATACGGATGTCGAGTCTCCAGAGGCAGAGCCTTTGTCGATAGGTCTACGCCTGGAGCGGATCAATCCAAGATTCCGTGGTTTGCAGCATAATAACTTCAAAGGGCGTATCGATGAGTTTTATATTTTTGATGCGGCTTTGACTCCCAGACAGATCAAACAACTGTACTTGAAGAATAAGCCAGCTCGGAGAACGGCAGCAGATTCTGAGCAGAACTAAGCGGATATTACCGTGTCCCAGCGGTTCCCAATTTTACGGAAGTGTTTGATTTCGGTGTGGGAGAATGCGTTCTGATACCAAGAGAAATACTCGATAGAGATCGATTGCTTTTCAGGGGCGAGGTGAATGAGGTGGAAGCCAGCAGGTTCTCCTTTGAGGCGAGTAGAGCAGCATGTTGGGGCTTGCGAGACGATGACATTTCTCTGTTTGTAATGGAGGTCTATGAGTCCAGCATAGGACTGATGGAAGTGTCCGGCGAAGACGATATCTACCTGGCCTGTAGCGAGTGCATGCTGGATGAGAGTCAAAGGGTGGATCAGTATCCGGGTGGATTCCCCCTTGCGGTGTAGTGGGTGATGGAAGGCCACGAATCGGAAAAGGTTTTCATCAACCCCATCGAAGGCTGTTTCTATGCGCCTGCCTTGGGCTGGGGTGAGGAACCCACGTGACCAATCGATATGCAGGCCAAATGGAGTGGATGAGTTGAGACCGATGATTTTACCTACTGGCAACAGTTCGGCGGGTTCTAACTGAGGTTCAATATAGGCTTTGTAGCGACCAAATGAATTGAAGAAGCGGTCATAGAGATGGTTTAGGAGTGGGACGTCATGGTTACCGGGGATCGCCATTCTGGGTGTAGGTAGCTTGAGGTACCACTCAGCGGCATCACGCATTTCCCGACGGCGTGCACGCATGGAAAAATCTCCAGTAACGAGTGTGAAGTCAGGATTAAGTTTCCCTGCTGTCTCCACAATAGCATCGGCTTGTTGTCTATTGGCTGCCCCGAAGTGTGGGTCTGAGAGATGGAGAATACGATACACCAGCGGCAGTCTAAACGCAAAACAGCATATTGTCTAAAACTGGTCTCAAAGCTGAGGGTGTAAGATACGCAGCGACTCTGGTTCTAGACTCAATTTGATAGGGTTGGGGAGCTGCAAAACCTCTCCATCTATCAGTGTCTTGATTTCTTTTTTCCTGCCGAAATCCAGGCTGGCTTTGGTAGCCGAAAGCACCTGCATGTCGTCATCATTTGCGAGCTTGCCAGCGAGGAACGCGAAGATGCCGCGGAGCATGGCGATGCGGGTCCGGTGCTTGAAGATATAGAGGGTGAGAGACAGAGGAGTGGTAGAGGTGCGCTCAGGGATGATTCCCAGGCTATCACGGTAGGCGCCAGGCACAATAGCTAGCATGCGTGAGCGGTACTCCAAGGATGAGGTGTCGGTCTCATACGTAAACTCGTAAAGGGGGGATTTGGTAAAACGGACAACTGAGACTTTAAAGATGTTCCAGGTTTTACGCCACCATTGGGTGCCATGATACTCGTCCAATATGCGGGTCATGCGAGGGTAGAAGCCAATGATGCAGGTGCAGAGGCAAGGTTGCCCGGAGACGCGCAGCAGTGAGGTAGTCACAGGGCTGGCTTTAGCCAGAACATGCAGAGCTTCCTCCAGGTCCAAAGGGATCTCATGGTCTCTAGCCGCGAGATTAAACGTGCCCATCGGGAGAATGCCTAGGGAGATGTTGGTGCTCTCTAACAGTCCTGCAGCAGTCGCTATCGTTCCATCTCCTCCTCCTACGATGAGGCTTTCCGGCTTTTCGGTGATGGCTTGACGAATAGAGTCTTCCACTTGCGCTCCATCGACGAGTTGGATGGATGGCGTGATAAGGTAGCTGCCTAGGATCTCCCGAATCGTGTCGCAAAAGTCTGCGAGGTCAATAGAGCGTGCCGTACCGGATTGTTGATTGATGAGAACGGTGACGGCACGCATAGATGGGTTAGACGAATTTGACAGTATGTTTCTTACTGAGGCGCAGAACGTCTCCTTCTGCAACTGAAACTGTCGCATTCGGGTCGGTGAGCTTTTCGCCGTTGAGTTGAATGGCTCCAGGAGCAATGGCCTGTTTCTTCAGTTCACCGTTGGACTTCTTCACATTGAAGCCAACTTGAAATGCTGTTGAAGCGAGGGAGAGTACAGTGAGCTCTCCGCTAAACTCTGAGAGGGGCACTTCAGTGGCACCTGACTCCTGGTTACCTGCTGCACGCTCGATCCAGAGTTTCACTGCTTCCTCAGCGGAAGCGTCATCGTGGTAGCGAGCGGCGATGCGGCGGGCTAGCTCGAGCTTGGCATCGCGAGGGTGAGCATTCTCATCACGGCTCTCACCGAGCAACATCAGGTAGTACTTGTCCATGAGCTCGTCGGAAATAGACATGAGCTTGTTGACCATTTCTGTGGCAGGCTCGGAGACACCAACGTAGTTGCCGGAGGACTTGGACATTTTCTTCACGCCGTCCAGGCCTTCGAGTAGTGGCATGAGCATGACCACTTGCTGAGGCATGCCTTCTTCCTTTTGGAAATCACGGCCAACGAGGATGTTGAAAAGCTGGTCGGTACCGCCGATCTCGACATCGGATTTGACCATTACTGAGTCCCAGCCCTGCATGATCGGGTACTGGATTTCGTGCAGGCGCACTTCCTTGCCTTCTGCTAGGCGGGTCTTGAAGTCCTCGCGCTGAAGCATCTGTTGCATGGTGACCCTAGCATTGAGCTTGAGTACCTCGACGTAGGTCATCTTGTTGAACCAATCGCCGTTGTAGACCACTTCGGTTTTTTCCGGATCCAGGATCTTGAAAGCTTGGGTAGTGTAGGTCTCTGCGTTAGCCAGCACTTCCTCGCGGGTAATCGGTGGGCGAGCGGTGGAGCGCCCGGTAGGGTCACCTACAGTGGCGGTGAAGTCGCCGATGATCAGTACGGCAGTGTGGCCGAGCTTCTGGAACTGGCGAAGTTTCTCGATGGCTACGGTATGGCCGAGGTGGATGTCCGGAGCTGTCGGGTCGACACCAAGCTTGATGCGCAGCGGGCGGCCGAGCTTGAGTTTTTCCTCCAGTTCTTTTTCAGAAAGGACCTTTGCTGTGCCTGCGATGAGTTGCTCTAGGGACATGACGAGTGATGGAAATGGATTATGATGGGTGCGCTAGTGCGCTCTTGCTGAGGCGTTATTTAACGGGGGGAGCGAGAATTGAAAATGAATTATTCAGATTTCCTCGGCAGCGGGTGGATTTTCCCTAGGAATTTGTAATAGCTGGGAGAATTGATGAGCGGATAGGCTCTATTTCATGAAGGAAGATGATGTATTTCTGAAAACGGGCACCCAGCTCTCCAGGATGAGAACGCATCGCTCGAAGCGGGGCAGCAAGGCTATCCCCAATGAGTTCAAACAGACGAACATCGGCCGCATCTTCTGCTGGCTGGCCTTTATCGTGGTCGGTTTGTTCACGATGGCTTCGGTTGGGAATAGCTGGCCCTCGAAGTCGATCAATCTGGCTATTGGGGCCATGCTGATTGTGAGCTTTTGCTGGAAAGATAACAAAGTCTTCGTGTTTTTGCTCTGGTGTCTGTTTCTGACAGGAATTGTCCTGCGCTACTGGGGCGCTTGACGGATGATGGGGAACCTAGGTGTCGTTTCTTTCCTATCGGCTGGACACGAAGTGTCTAAAGTTCTTACAACCCCCCTACATGGAAAAAGTAATGCAGCTTTACAGATCATGTGCCGCGATTTTGGCATTTATGCTCATATGTCAGACATCTGGTGCGGTGGATCTGAATGATGGTCTGATTGCGCATTACCCCCTGACCAGCGATGCCGCTGATGCCTCGGGCAATGGGATGACGGGAACGGTGATGTCCGGCGTCTCCTTCAACAATGGCTATGCGGATTTCGACGGGACCACCAATGCCTGGATCGATCTGCCGGACGGGTTTGACAGTTTCACCAACGGTTTCAGCTTTTCCGGCTGGGTGCGCTATGACTCATTTGCTGAAAACTATTCCCGCATCTTCGATTTCAGCGTAGGAGCCGACACCAACAACATTCTCATGGGGCATGTCGGGACGACGGATGGTTTGGTCTACGATGTTCGGAACGGCGGAGGGTGGGATGTGCCGGATTTTTTCGTCACAGGAGAATGGGTCCACATTACATTGGTGCATGCGGCCAATGGCCAGGTATCTCTCTATCGAAACGGCGTAGACACCGGATTAAATACCACCCGAGCTTTACCAGCCTCCTCCGTACGCACGATTAACTATCTGGGGCGATCCCCTTGGGCGGTGGACGGATATCTCGACGGTGCGTTAAAGGATCTGCGCTTCTACAATCGGCCACTGAGTGCTTTGGAAGTGGTGGCCTTGACTCCGGACGGGGACAGCGATGAGGACGGGTTGAGCAATCAGTATGAGTCGGACAACGGGCTCGATCCGCTGGACCGGGACAGTGATGAGGACGGGATCACCGATTATATTGAGGTCCATTATACCAAGACCAATCCACTTCTTTCAGACAGCGATGCTGATGGTCTGGATGATTCCGAGGAGTTGCCGCAGCTGAGCACCTCGGGAAGAAATAACTACGGACAGACGACCATTCCGGGATCCGCCACAAACGTGGTTGCGGTGTCAGCGGGTGTTTATCATAGTCTGGCTCTTCTGGCCGATGGTTCGGTGGTCGCTTGGGGGCGTAACGATTCTGGTCAGACTTCGGTGCCCGCCTCGGCAAGCAATGCAATCGCTATTGCCGCCGGGGAATCCCACAGCCTCGCCGTCTTGGCAGATGGGAGCGTGGTCGGATGGGGAAACACCTTTTCAGGCAAGATTGATATTCTGTCTTCTGTGAAGAATGCTGTGGGGGTCGCGGCCGGCAGATTTCATAGTCTGGCTCTGTTGGTCGATGGTTCGGTGATTGGATGGGGTGGAAATCTTTACGGACAGGCCACCGTTCCGGCCACGGCGACCAATGTCGAGGCCATCTCGGCTGGGGCGTATCACAGCTTGGCCTTGCGCGCCGACGGTTCGGTGATTGCGTGGGGTGACAGCTCACTGGGGCAGAACTCGGTTCCCGGCACGGCAATCAATGTGGCGGGCATTTCCGCCGGTGAAAATCACGGTCTGGCGGTGCTGGATGATGGAACCGTCATCGCTTGGGGCGACAATTCCCAGTCTCAGATAGCCATCCCGTCCACGATAACGAATGCCGTGGCCGTTTCCGGCGGCAACGATCACAGCCTCGTCCTGCATGATGATGGCACGGTTAGCGGATGGG from Rubritalea squalenifaciens DSM 18772 harbors:
- a CDS encoding DUF2167 domain-containing protein — translated: MKSLFKVACVVSSLALPLVAQESQEPEATLSPELLDQLYLKELKNEFPSAKLEGTGALGNIAEIEIKEGLIYLGASDAQKYMQAIGNLPSNMSGMLLDKNEEWFVTFTFDSIGYVKDEDKEDLDAKEILSELQESEKEANEIRGQQGKPKLYITGWKTPPKYNEQTNNLEWGLLLRDDQGQTHLNHDIRLLGRKGVMSAKLVCDPEQFSALEPKVANVLKGFSYTAGNKYSEYKSGDKIAEYGLTGLIAGGGAFVIWKFWKQIAFGVVAVGAAAKSFIGKLFGRS
- a CDS encoding arylsulfatase — protein: MKKLFSTFVSCFILCASAASGFAAEKPNIIFIMVDDAGIGDFENYGGKHLSTPIMKKMAAEGMQFNNAYSGNAVCAPTRCTLMTGKHPGHVIRRANQSNKGLLPLAARTPTVASMLKKAGYATGGFGKWGLGNPGTTGVPEKHGFDLWYGYYDQKHAHDYYPEYLVKNSERIELPGNKKGAKGQYTHYLIEAETLKFIEDNKDRPFFCYAAWTPPHGQYVIPQDDPNLQLYKDKPWNQTVKNYAGMVSLLDQGVGRVLDKLKELGIDDNTLVIYTSDNGANGPFIKALNSNGGLKGGKRSLYEGGIRAPFVARWPGKIKPGTQSDLLVGHLDLMATAADMLDIKAPAKDGASFLPTLLGKEQSGHEFLYFELYEGKFQQCLRMGKWKAYRRGLKDPAELYDLSTDPAETKNIAEQHPEVVKQMEQILTREHTPSPNYTTPDHASSGKKQKRKK
- a CDS encoding sigma-70 family RNA polymerase sigma factor, coding for MKSPRQPSREYLQLIASHQGLIYSHIRKMVMDAHGAQDVLQETNLMLWQKFDKYEMGTNFGAFACKVAYFKALEYIRKRKRSEFLSFDSDIVEALGEQAEVASVEQDYEDALNTCMQKLNPKEQKLLKMRYYDKATVRGIAEEMECSEGSLQQLFFRIRKALKICIEHSVSEA
- a CDS encoding LamG domain-containing protein; translation: MNKSHMESIDRLLEGTLPREEFDLLQEAMRNDPLLLSYYKEQAELNARLEWMLGDFQMAENVVEMHPPVRKWYQFSKSTAIAAALILAGGIGIGLMVDRYVAREPATVIADASEEAQIQEKEFGLPIVELGPVARVTNAKNAVFGNKEISMGSWLIPDQLELKSGRAQITMDSGAVVSMSAGAKVNIVDPHRVQLVSGQMTVQVPSSRREFICLVGDTLVSTEQGSYVLSSKAAGQDETLKIKNGLVTVSNPGFLADLTGGEGVVFGDGIKYLHEVEKPVTPEWDKVASEELHYIYWSFNEMQQASEEDEVIFTSESQWYDGDEFVLRKRILPDMMLTKEMHQSGGKYGKSLRLAGRGAYFESDFPGISGDKERTIACWVRTPTNPDLKNAYSIVSWGLRRSKDSKFQVSWNTGRDTSKGVKGALRVETGFSGHVIGETVINDGKWHHIACVVLPSSDPQEFGNIKLYVDGQLEKITGYSKMSINTDVESPEAEPLSIGLRLERINPRFRGLQHNNFKGRIDEFYIFDAALTPRQIKQLYLKNKPARRTAADSEQN
- a CDS encoding metallophosphoesterase family protein, which translates into the protein MYRILHLSDPHFGAANRQQADAIVETAGKLNPDFTLVTGDFSMRARRREMRDAAEWYLKLPTPRMAIPGNHDVPLLNHLYDRFFNSFGRYKAYIEPQLEPAELLPVGKIIGLNSSTPFGLHIDWSRGFLTPAQGRRIETAFDGVDENLFRFVAFHHPLHRKGESTRILIHPLTLIQHALATGQVDIVFAGHFHQSYAGLIDLHYKQRNVIVSQAPTCCSTRLKGEPAGFHLIHLAPEKQSISIEYFSWYQNAFSHTEIKHFRKIGNRWDTVISA
- a CDS encoding diacylglycerol/lipid kinase family protein; translation: MRAVTVLINQQSGTARSIDLADFCDTIREILGSYLITPSIQLVDGAQVEDSIRQAITEKPESLIVGGGDGTIATAAGLLESTNISLGILPMGTFNLAARDHEIPLDLEEALHVLAKASPVTTSLLRVSGQPCLCTCIIGFYPRMTRILDEYHGTQWWRKTWNIFKVSVVRFTKSPLYEFTYETDTSSLEYRSRMLAIVPGAYRDSLGIIPERTSTTPLSLTLYIFKHRTRIAMLRGIFAFLAGKLANDDDMQVLSATKASLDFGRKKEIKTLIDGEVLQLPNPIKLSLEPESLRILHPQL
- the tyrS gene encoding tyrosine--tRNA ligase, which codes for MSLEQLIAGTAKVLSEKELEEKLKLGRPLRIKLGVDPTAPDIHLGHTVAIEKLRQFQKLGHTAVLIIGDFTATVGDPTGRSTARPPITREEVLANAETYTTQAFKILDPEKTEVVYNGDWFNKMTYVEVLKLNARVTMQQMLQREDFKTRLAEGKEVRLHEIQYPIMQGWDSVMVKSDVEIGGTDQLFNILVGRDFQKEEGMPQQVVMLMPLLEGLDGVKKMSKSSGNYVGVSEPATEMVNKLMSISDELMDKYYLMLLGESRDENAHPRDAKLELARRIAARYHDDASAEEAVKLWIERAAGNQESGATEVPLSEFSGELTVLSLASTAFQVGFNVKKSNGELKKQAIAPGAIQLNGEKLTDPNATVSVAEGDVLRLSKKHTVKFV